A stretch of the Aerosakkonema funiforme FACHB-1375 genome encodes the following:
- a CDS encoding DUF3352 domain-containing protein, whose amino-acid sequence MSMIKRKKPSLLLTLGTTSVLIGGGATAYWLLSHTQSSSVSLPVGANLVPQDAVVVLSVSALPEQWQQLRQFGTKETQAAFDRTFANLRDRFLSPNGYDYQQDIQPWAGKEVTFAFLSEQTKSPQGKLTQNSSKPEQPKQSVVMILPLDKPAQAQQLLERPNSPLKQANWVDRTYKGVQIKEIADNNTDNFSAAVLEGRFLAIATDPKTTNKVIDTYLSGASLIKTPGYIQALQQIQADRPFAKLYVNIPLAATVLKNFQQQVPPQGLSQLQQQQGLATTITLDSEGLRFKSISWLNPNSKKKYTVKNEAGIMPKRLPADTLMMMSGGNLKLLWQEYVQGAESNPISPFKPQELRNLVKEFANLDLDRELVPWMDGEFSFSFIPFPQQSKEDSPYPNSGAGVVFMVKAKDRRLAEKSLEKFDLAIANKYKLKVEETKIANQRVVNFTSPSLGSKISHGWLDGDVAFLVLGANIADAIVPQPKAKLADSASFQNIVPSELKPNNGQFFLDIDRLGIDLTASFLTSLFRRSQDPNTQRILRNHLVPIRAIGITTAVSDPRSTRFDIFVKLKKVEESRD is encoded by the coding sequence ATGAGCATGATTAAACGAAAAAAACCGTCCCTTTTACTAACTTTGGGAACTACCAGCGTGCTAATCGGTGGTGGTGCAACCGCCTATTGGCTACTGAGTCACACACAGTCTTCATCGGTCAGCTTGCCGGTGGGGGCTAACTTAGTTCCTCAAGATGCCGTAGTGGTATTGTCTGTATCCGCTCTTCCAGAACAATGGCAGCAATTGCGGCAGTTTGGTACAAAGGAAACGCAAGCGGCTTTCGATCGCACTTTCGCTAACTTGCGCGATCGCTTTCTCTCTCCGAACGGCTACGATTACCAACAAGATATTCAACCTTGGGCAGGCAAAGAAGTCACTTTTGCCTTTTTGTCAGAACAAACAAAATCTCCACAAGGCAAACTCACTCAAAATTCTTCAAAACCAGAACAACCTAAGCAGTCAGTTGTCATGATTTTGCCGCTCGATAAACCAGCCCAGGCGCAGCAACTCTTGGAAAGACCGAATAGTCCTCTCAAACAAGCGAACTGGGTCGATCGCACTTACAAGGGCGTTCAAATTAAGGAGATCGCAGACAATAATACCGATAATTTTTCAGCGGCAGTACTAGAAGGGCGATTTTTAGCGATCGCCACAGATCCCAAAACCACAAATAAAGTGATCGATACCTACCTCAGCGGTGCTTCTTTAATCAAAACTCCGGGTTACATCCAAGCATTGCAGCAAATACAAGCCGATCGACCTTTTGCCAAATTGTATGTCAATATCCCATTAGCAGCAACCGTATTAAAAAATTTTCAGCAGCAAGTTCCTCCGCAAGGATTATCTCAACTCCAGCAACAGCAGGGCTTAGCAACTACAATTACGCTCGACTCAGAAGGGCTGCGCTTTAAAAGTATTTCTTGGCTGAATCCGAATAGTAAGAAAAAATATACTGTCAAAAATGAAGCAGGCATCATGCCCAAACGCCTGCCCGCAGATACTTTGATGATGATGTCTGGCGGCAATTTAAAACTGCTTTGGCAGGAGTACGTTCAAGGGGCAGAGTCAAATCCCATTTCACCTTTCAAACCTCAAGAGTTACGAAATTTAGTGAAAGAATTCGCTAATTTAGATTTGGATCGGGAATTAGTACCCTGGATGGACGGTGAATTTTCATTTTCCTTTATTCCCTTTCCTCAACAATCCAAAGAAGATTCGCCATATCCTAACTCAGGTGCGGGAGTCGTATTTATGGTAAAAGCAAAAGATCGTCGCTTAGCTGAAAAGTCCTTAGAAAAGTTCGACCTCGCGATCGCCAATAAATACAAATTAAAGGTAGAAGAAACAAAAATTGCCAATCAACGAGTAGTTAATTTTACTTCGCCATCCTTGGGATCGAAAATCAGCCACGGTTGGTTAGATGGCGATGTCGCTTTTTTGGTATTGGGAGCCAACATTGCCGATGCGATCGTCCCCCAACCCAAGGCAAAGTTAGCAGATAGCGCATCGTTCCAAAATATAGTTCCCTCAGAACTTAAACCTAACAACGGTCAGTTTTTCTTGGATATCGATCGCTTGGGTATTGACTTAACAGCTAGCTTCTTAACTTCT